The Setaria viridis chromosome 2, Setaria_viridis_v4.0, whole genome shotgun sequence DNA window AACAAGCAATGGATAAACGCAGATGCACTATGTGTAGCTTAGAACTACTTGCATTGGGGTGCGTTCGTGTGGATGAAATGCGTTGCCACTATCTGTATGGATACCTATTTTTTTACTCTccctgtcccaaattactatttattttaatttttctacatACATACCTATGTATCTTTTTACTTcttccgttccaaaatgtatgTATCTAACAAAGCTCagataaatagtaatttaggatggagggtaCTGCACAGCTTGCTCGAGGCACGAGACAGAATCAAATAATTGCAGGCCTCCACATCACAAAGCTAGATGCCGGCGACCATGCTCCCTCCTCCCAATCACTCGGAGACAAACAACCGAAAGAACTTGTGCTGGTGATTGATGAAAAGGGCACCAGCACCACCGGCGTGTCCCTCCACTACAGGCGAGCCCGAGCGATCGGCACATCTAGAGAGCTAGCAGCCTGCAGGCTGGTAGCTGCAGATAGAGACGAATAATCCTAGGAACGAATTGAGCTGAACTGAAGAAGCATGAACCGAACGAACGCGCCTGTGTGTATATAAAAAGGAGGTACGGTTGATCGAAAACTCCGGCACCCAAACCTAACTAGAACGAACAAGGTAGAAGCTAGTAGGAAGCCATGTCGACGGCCAAGTGCatcccgccggcggccgccgcgccgagcgGCAGGTGCCTGTTCCCCGGAAAGGAGCACCGAACCACGCTCACGGCGGCTGAGTTCAAGGAGTGGCTGAAGCAGttcgacgccgacggcgacgggcggatcAGCAGGCGGGAGCTCCGGGAGGCCATCCGCCGGCGGGGCGCGTGGTTCGCCAGCGTCAAGGCGTGGCGCGCCGTACGCCGCGCCGACAGGGACCGCGACGGCTTCGTGGACGACGGCGAGATGGAGGGCCTCGTCGAGTTCGCCGAGAAGGAGCTGGGGTTCCTCATATCCAAGGAACCGGCGGCCACGAGCTCCTCCGCTCGGCACAACTGGAAGTGGTGATGAACTACTATACATGCATGTTCTCACTTCTCAGTTCTCACTGGCTCTGGTCTTCTTCATGCGTGAGTACGTGATGCGTGTACGTATACCGTGGTCTGTACTGTTACTATGTTGTACCTAACCGGCTACTAGTAGCTAAGTTTAGCAACTTTGTTCAATCTTCTCGGATCCTTCCAAGATAATTTGTGCGGAAGGAGGGAGATGTGTTAGCTCACTGCAGACTGAGCTTGTTTGAGTGCGTGTGTGGTGCTGCTTTGTACGATATGACGGTCAAATGTTAGTTTGTTGGGATAAAAAAATGATCTGCACATTAATTAACCCTGTGCTATTCCAAATGAGTTGTCAGTGGACGTGTAAACCTTACTCGATGCCTACCGTGCAGTTTAGGGCCTAAATGGTGATAGGTGATTATACGATTCAACCGTTGACACTGTAAAAAATAATCCTACACAGCTTAAATGGTGTACACGAAATGGTGATTACACAGTTTTcactataaaaaaaataacccgaggtttagtaccggtcaaatttggacccggtactagagggggaattagtaccggatccaaatttTGGATTTCGCGGAGGCCCTCtcgtaccggttgggggctccaaccagtactagaggtgactctctagtaccgggtggagcccccaTTGGTACTAGAGGTTTCCCACCGTGTTTCCCACCGCAAACACTTGATTTTTCTCAAGCAcctgccgtcctcctcctcctcctcctcctctctcactctcctctactctcctctcctcctcctttctcaatctcctcctcctcctcctcctcctctactgcctcccctcccctccccccttcgctcgcccctccccccttcgctcgcccctcaccgactgtgaggagcggcggtggggcgaggtgaggtggcggcggcaacggcgcaGGAGGGGCGCGGCGGTGGGAGCGACGGGCCGGAGGTGGAGCGGTGCGCGGAGGGATGGGGTGGCGgggcagaggcggaggaggggcggcggtgatggaggcggaggtggtggaggcgaaggcggaggggaggagaggggaggggtggcggcagggCATCGGGGGTGCGGTGCTGGCTTCGGGGATgtggggctggcggcggggcatcaggggtgggggtgcggggccggcggagggggcggtggcggggggcTTGGGCGTAGGGGCGGCGGggccaagggcggcggcggaggaggcggcaggggTGGAGGGGGGCGGCAGGGAGGGGCAGCGGGGGCCTCCGGTGGGGAGGGGCGGCGAGGACCGCCGGcaggggtggtggaggaggggcggcgggggtgggggcggggcaGAGGGaattttgctttttttatttttttaatatcctctagtaccggttggaaatTAGAGGACCCCCTCTAGTAGCGGATgaccagtaccggttgcacaattggtactagagggggttgggaaccggtactagagccattttttctagtagtgtttaCACGGGGAGTAGACCGTTTTAAACAACGTTAAGTGATAGGAATGCATGGGCTACAATTAATTGTGAATCAATATGACATTTGTTATTTGATTTGAGAACTTTTAATTAGTAACACCAACCAAATCTTTAGTCAATTTAACTTTTAAGGTTGGTAACTTTTTATATTTGGACGATGAAATATAAAAAATTCTAATTTTTATTTGCATAAGTATATATTTTATTGCAATCTTATAAAACGTGTAGTGTAGTCACGTGTACACGCCGTGTACATGCCCTGCTCGCTACTCAAGGGGTGACCGAACGACTACCATTTAGCATTTAGGTGAACATTGATTCCCAGTAGAgatctttataaaaaaaatcccagTAGAGATCAGCCTACCAGAATTGCTACTCCACTGTGAATTCCACTGTACCGTACCCCCACTTGTTCAACGGCTT harbors:
- the LOC117844481 gene encoding probable calcium-binding protein CML18 — its product is MSTAKCIPPAAAAPSGRCLFPGKEHRTTLTAAEFKEWLKQFDADGDGRISRRELREAIRRRGAWFASVKAWRAVRRADRDRDGFVDDGEMEGLVEFAEKELGFLISKEPAATSSSARHNWKW